The following proteins are encoded in a genomic region of Ferviditalea candida:
- a CDS encoding DUF1405 domain-containing protein yields the protein MFTKHLSLSYFWSRPLLLSGWVLWSLFIINLLGTIYGYEWYWNQILYTLEHYPKWLIPYVPDSPTASLFFTISLFYLLLDRIRFRYGMERKDALLRNLIEALAVITSVKYGIWAVTMIVAGWLQGDAMVWQQWMLIVSHLGMAVEALLFVRFFRMVVPLIGIAALWTLSNDYLDYHVGIYPWLPKQLENDLSAIEIFTISLSIVSILIAYLSRKFISTNKNNTTQ from the coding sequence ATGTTTACGAAGCATCTTTCTCTGTCGTATTTTTGGAGCAGGCCGTTGTTGCTGTCAGGCTGGGTGCTCTGGAGTTTATTCATCATTAATTTATTGGGGACTATTTACGGCTATGAATGGTATTGGAATCAGATTCTTTATACGCTAGAACATTACCCCAAATGGCTGATTCCTTATGTCCCTGACAGTCCGACCGCAAGCTTGTTTTTTACAATTTCGCTGTTTTATCTTTTGTTGGACCGGATTCGCTTCCGTTATGGCATGGAACGGAAGGACGCGTTACTACGCAATCTGATTGAAGCGCTGGCAGTGATCACCTCTGTCAAGTATGGAATTTGGGCTGTTACCATGATTGTGGCGGGCTGGCTTCAAGGTGATGCGATGGTCTGGCAGCAGTGGATGCTGATCGTTTCCCATCTGGGTATGGCGGTGGAAGCCCTGTTATTCGTCCGTTTTTTTCGGATGGTTGTACCGCTGATTGGAATCGCAGCCTTATGGACGCTCAGCAACGACTATTTGGATTATCATGTCGGGATTTATCCGTGGCTGCCGAAACAGCTTGAAAACGATTTGTCTGCCATTGAAATTTTTACGATCAGCTTGAGTATTGTCAGCATTCTAATTGCTTATCTATCCCGAAAATTCATTTCCACTAATAAAAACAATACTACTCAGTAA
- a CDS encoding sporulation protein YpjB — protein MFFFRMKVFLMLFFMLFAVFMAGCAAQSAGKVPAIKEVEPGQLAPINLTTQKFYDKTRKEEYLGARTELELLGEQLTRIRFEGITSIEGVDALTQSVVEAKRVFNNIRLSRSEAMIAAAKIRLAVDALSHKNQPMWLQYYKVLNGDLQEFTSAVKQKNRLSAKGILERMKQHYLIIRPSVVISREAAMAEKADSLFSFAENQLAVPDMKYAALESVLDEFGKVWNEIFGKQDSDAYAPLIDQQKPFLWTAGMAAVILAVLAFVGWRKYEYEKEYTPVHPHNKDGRRRW, from the coding sequence ATGTTTTTTTTCCGGATGAAGGTGTTTTTAATGCTGTTTTTCATGCTTTTCGCAGTTTTTATGGCAGGATGCGCCGCACAATCCGCCGGAAAAGTGCCGGCGATCAAGGAAGTGGAACCCGGCCAGCTAGCCCCGATCAACCTGACAACGCAAAAATTTTATGATAAGACACGGAAAGAAGAATATTTGGGAGCAAGAACGGAGCTCGAGCTTTTGGGGGAACAACTGACCCGGATACGTTTTGAAGGCATCACCTCCATTGAAGGCGTCGATGCTCTTACGCAGAGTGTGGTGGAGGCCAAGCGGGTGTTTAATAACATACGATTATCCAGAAGCGAAGCAATGATTGCAGCCGCCAAAATTCGTTTGGCCGTCGATGCGCTATCACATAAAAATCAACCCATGTGGCTTCAATATTACAAAGTATTAAATGGGGATCTTCAGGAATTTACATCTGCAGTGAAGCAGAAAAATCGGCTGTCTGCAAAGGGTATTCTGGAACGCATGAAACAGCATTATCTGATTATCCGTCCGTCGGTCGTCATCTCCCGGGAAGCGGCAATGGCGGAAAAGGCCGATTCACTGTTCAGCTTTGCGGAAAATCAACTGGCCGTGCCCGATATGAAATATGCCGCGTTAGAATCGGTGCTGGACGAATTCGGGAAAGTATGGAACGAAATTTTCGGCAAGCAGGACTCGGATGCCTATGCTCCACTCATTGACCAGCAGAAGCCCTTTTTGTGGACCGCTGGAATGGCTGCCGTGATTTTGGCGGTACTGGCATTTGTCGGATGGAGAAAGTACGAATATGAAAAAGAGTATACGCCGGTTCATCCACACAATAAGGACGGCAGAAGGCGATGGTGA
- a CDS encoding YitT family protein, whose product MTVSTKQKKRIMNLIPIVIGTAIYAFGLHYFVISNELMEGGITGIALLLNYSLSFRPSYTTLFLNIPLFVIGWRMFGGKAMFYTILGTLSLSFFLWIMEILIQRGWLIPFTTQDYLLAALYAGVTLGAGLGIVFRFGGTTGGSDILARIGQSLKGWSMGQVILFFDAAVIALSLFYIPREKVLYTLVTVFISSKVIDFIQEGAYAAKAFTIISDRTETIADAITRDLDRGITLFPAKGAYSKKQKEVVYCVVYRHEMRRLRALVKEMDPNAFMIISDVHDVLGEGFKSE is encoded by the coding sequence ATGACCGTCTCCACGAAGCAAAAAAAGAGAATCATGAATCTGATTCCCATCGTGATCGGTACCGCGATCTATGCGTTCGGACTTCATTACTTCGTGATCTCCAACGAACTGATGGAGGGGGGCATTACCGGAATTGCGCTGCTGTTAAATTATTCCTTGTCATTTCGGCCTTCTTATACAACCCTGTTTCTCAATATTCCGCTGTTCGTCATCGGTTGGCGAATGTTCGGCGGCAAGGCGATGTTCTATACGATACTCGGCACCCTGTCGCTGTCTTTTTTTCTTTGGATCATGGAAATCTTGATCCAGCGCGGATGGCTGATTCCCTTTACTACCCAGGATTACCTTCTTGCGGCTTTGTATGCGGGCGTCACTTTGGGAGCCGGGCTGGGGATCGTTTTTCGCTTCGGCGGCACTACCGGCGGATCGGACATTCTCGCCAGAATCGGGCAATCCCTTAAAGGCTGGAGTATGGGTCAGGTCATTCTGTTTTTCGACGCTGCCGTGATTGCCCTGTCGTTGTTCTATATTCCCCGGGAAAAAGTGCTGTATACACTGGTTACCGTCTTCATATCCTCTAAGGTCATCGATTTTATACAAGAAGGCGCTTATGCCGCAAAAGCATTTACGATCATTTCCGACCGTACGGAGACGATCGCCGATGCCATTACCCGCGACTTAGACCGGGGAATCACCTTGTTCCCGGCAAAAGGCGCCTATTCCAAGAAACAGAAGGAAGTGGTTTATTGCGTGGTTTACCGCCACGAGATGAGAAGATTGCGGGCCTTGGTCAAAGAAATGGACCCGAATGCCTTCATGATCATCAGCGATGTTCATGATGTGCTGGGTGAAGGGTTCAAATCGGAGTAG
- a CDS encoding nucleotide pyrophosphohydrolase: protein MSKKTLEEIQQEVDRYISQFKEGYFSPLVMMARMSEEVGELAREVNHRFGEKPKKPDEQENSIEMELGDILFITVCFANSLGIDLTDAFDQIMSKFKTRDANRWTPVNTDSN from the coding sequence ATGTCTAAAAAAACGCTGGAAGAGATTCAGCAGGAAGTCGATCGTTACATTTCCCAGTTCAAGGAAGGTTATTTCAGTCCGCTTGTCATGATGGCCCGGATGAGTGAGGAAGTCGGCGAATTGGCCAGGGAAGTCAATCATCGGTTCGGAGAAAAGCCGAAGAAACCGGATGAACAGGAAAACTCGATCGAAATGGAACTGGGGGACATCCTTTTCATTACCGTGTGCTTTGCCAACTCGCTCGGCATCGACTTGACGGATGCGTTCGATCAGATCATGTCCAAGTTCAAAACTCGTGATGCTAACCGATGGACACCTGTAAACACGGATTCAAATTGA
- a CDS encoding tetratricopeptide repeat protein: MDGKQQIQKAYESILDNDFEQAIEWFEQAVAREPENADYHYKISITYARSNKLNKALAHAHTASELAAGNEEYRFHLQNLQALEMARLAEQRLQHSSGQPDAAISLLKRAIALDPLCVDAHILLGIAYKHNGDYDLAAEAVKEALKLDPQHQTAKRLLDDYEYMQKQMLQQAKERN; encoded by the coding sequence ATGGACGGGAAACAGCAAATTCAAAAAGCTTACGAATCAATTCTGGACAATGATTTCGAGCAGGCGATCGAATGGTTCGAGCAAGCGGTTGCCCGGGAACCGGAGAATGCCGACTATCATTATAAGATTTCGATAACGTATGCCAGAAGCAACAAATTGAACAAGGCTCTGGCACATGCGCATACGGCTTCCGAACTTGCTGCCGGAAACGAGGAGTACCGCTTTCATCTGCAAAATCTTCAGGCGCTGGAGATGGCACGGTTGGCGGAACAACGTCTTCAGCATTCTTCCGGGCAGCCGGATGCGGCGATTTCGCTTCTGAAGCGGGCGATCGCATTGGATCCGTTATGCGTGGATGCACATATTCTCTTGGGCATCGCCTATAAACACAATGGAGACTATGATTTGGCCGCGGAAGCGGTCAAGGAAGCGCTGAAGCTTGATCCCCAGCATCAAACCGCCAAACGGCTGCTGGATGATTATGAATATATGCAGAAGCAGATGCTGCAGCAAGCAAAAGAAAGGAACTAG
- the dapB gene encoding 4-hydroxy-tetrahydrodipicolinate reductase, translated as MSEQIKVAVTGAGGRMGREVVKMVLDDPELKLVAAVDSSASGQDAGQLAGKEACGVTVTGDLETSLLETQPDVMIDFTTPHSVMSNIRTAVKHRVRPVVGTTGFKPEDIAEVDKLCREQRVGAIVAPNFSIGAILMMKFAEQAAKYMPHVEIIEYHGDQKLDAPSGTAVQTAEKISRSRKELKQGNPNEKETIEGARGAYYDGFRIHSVRLPGVFAQQEVIFGGYGQTLKIRHDSYDRAGYMPGVNVAVKKVMGIEGLVFGFESFID; from the coding sequence ATGAGCGAACAGATTAAAGTTGCCGTAACAGGCGCAGGCGGCAGAATGGGCCGGGAGGTAGTTAAAATGGTTCTGGATGATCCGGAACTTAAGCTGGTAGCGGCAGTCGATTCGTCTGCCTCCGGTCAGGATGCCGGCCAATTGGCCGGAAAAGAAGCGTGCGGGGTCACCGTCACCGGTGATTTGGAAACGTCGCTGCTTGAAACACAGCCGGATGTCATGATTGACTTTACGACTCCGCATTCTGTCATGAGCAATATCCGTACCGCTGTCAAACACAGAGTCAGACCCGTAGTCGGAACGACCGGATTTAAGCCCGAGGATATAGCTGAAGTGGACAAGCTTTGCCGTGAACAGCGGGTTGGGGCGATCGTGGCGCCCAATTTTTCAATCGGGGCGATTCTGATGATGAAATTTGCCGAGCAGGCCGCGAAATATATGCCGCATGTTGAAATTATCGAATACCATGGAGATCAAAAGCTTGACGCGCCCTCTGGCACAGCCGTCCAGACGGCTGAGAAGATTTCCCGCAGCCGTAAGGAGCTTAAACAGGGCAATCCGAATGAGAAGGAAACCATTGAAGGCGCGCGTGGAGCTTATTATGACGGATTTAGAATACATAGCGTCCGGCTGCCTGGAGTTTTCGCGCAGCAGGAGGTCATCTTCGGAGGCTATGGACAAACCCTCAAGATCCGGCATGATTCATATGACCGCGCCGGCTATATGCCCGGTGTGAACGTTGCAGTCAAAAAGGTGATGGGCATCGAAGGACTGGTGTTCGGATTCGAAAGCTTCATCGACTGA
- a CDS encoding methylglyoxal synthase: MNIALIAHDRKKEEMVNFAIAYEHVFRLHQLYATGTTGKRIMEQTHLQVHCFMSGPLGGDQQIGALVAQNEMDLVIFLRDPLMAQPHEPDIIALLRLCDVQSIPLATNIASAEILIKALDRGDFAWREIVHKYKSGEAK; the protein is encoded by the coding sequence ATGAATATTGCGCTGATCGCACATGACCGCAAAAAAGAAGAAATGGTGAATTTTGCGATCGCTTATGAGCATGTTTTCCGGCTTCATCAGCTGTATGCCACCGGAACGACGGGGAAACGGATCATGGAGCAGACGCATTTGCAGGTGCATTGTTTTATGTCAGGACCGCTTGGCGGAGATCAGCAGATTGGCGCGCTGGTGGCCCAGAACGAGATGGATTTGGTCATTTTTCTTCGCGACCCGCTGATGGCCCAGCCCCATGAACCGGATATCATCGCCCTGCTTAGATTATGCGATGTGCAAAGCATTCCGTTGGCGACCAATATCGCGTCGGCTGAAATTTTGATCAAAGCGCTGGACCGCGGGGATTTTGCCTGGCGGGAAATCGTGCACAAATACAAATCAGGTGAGGCTAAATGA
- the bshB1 gene encoding bacillithiol biosynthesis deacetylase BshB1: protein MTQSLDILIFGAHPDDAEIGMGATIYKHTQVGYRVGICDLTRAEMSSNGTVETRRLEAETASQILGLSVRANLELPDRGLTMEAGQVAAIAKEIRRHRPKIVFAPFWQDRHPDHVMCSHLVGEAVFNAKLRKYLPEFEPVQVEQVYYYFINDVQKPDLLVDVSDVYEHKLAALRAYQSQFMPPAEQEDRVETPLNRGYLENVEARDRVLGQQSICRYAEGFISKQPYRVNFF, encoded by the coding sequence ATGACGCAATCATTGGATATTTTGATTTTCGGAGCCCATCCCGATGATGCGGAAATCGGGATGGGAGCAACGATTTACAAGCATACTCAGGTGGGATATCGGGTGGGCATTTGCGATTTGACCCGTGCGGAAATGTCCTCGAACGGAACTGTAGAAACAAGAAGACTTGAAGCGGAAACCGCTTCGCAAATTTTGGGCTTGTCCGTGCGCGCCAATCTGGAGCTTCCGGACAGGGGCTTGACGATGGAAGCGGGGCAAGTCGCAGCCATTGCAAAGGAAATCCGCAGGCATCGGCCGAAAATTGTATTCGCTCCCTTTTGGCAGGACCGCCACCCGGATCATGTGATGTGCAGTCATTTGGTAGGGGAAGCGGTTTTCAACGCCAAGCTTAGGAAGTATTTGCCCGAATTTGAACCCGTGCAGGTGGAGCAGGTCTACTATTATTTCATTAACGATGTGCAAAAGCCCGATCTGTTGGTTGACGTATCGGACGTCTATGAACATAAATTAGCCGCCCTGCGGGCCTATCAGAGCCAATTCATGCCTCCCGCCGAGCAGGAGGACCGTGTGGAAACGCCTTTAAACCGGGGCTACCTGGAGAATGTCGAGGCCAGAGACCGGGTGCTCGGGCAGCAAAGTATTTGCCGTTATGCGGAAGGATTCATCAGCAAGCAGCCTTACCGCGTAAACTTCTTCTAA
- the bshA gene encoding N-acetyl-alpha-D-glucosaminyl L-malate synthase BshA — MRRKLKIGITCYPSLGGSGVIATELGKLLAEKGHEVHFITQSMPFRLGKFQRNIFYHEVEVNDYSVFRYPPYDLSLASKQAQVTKMQHLDILHVHYAVPHAISAILAKQMVGDQLKVVTTLHGTDITVLAQDETLSDLIRFGINQSDAVTSVSNDLTRETKQLLQIEKPIDLVYNFIDKRVYYPRDCSSLRSDFALPEEKILMHISNFRQVKRVVDVVDIFNKVNAAVPSRLLFVGEGPELPKVQCKVRELGLQDRVQFLGKQDEVAQLISLADVMLLPSEKESFGLVALEAMACGVPTVASDAGGIPELITHGETGYLAPIGDTAAMAGYAIRLLSDPLIYRQFSDACIVRATQTFCSDLITEQYEDIYYRVLGIAQPREEVVCENV; from the coding sequence TTGCGAAGGAAACTGAAAATCGGCATTACCTGTTACCCTTCTCTTGGCGGGTCCGGTGTGATTGCCACTGAACTGGGGAAATTGTTGGCCGAAAAAGGCCATGAGGTGCATTTTATTACGCAATCCATGCCGTTTCGGTTGGGCAAATTTCAACGCAACATTTTTTATCACGAGGTGGAAGTCAACGATTATTCCGTTTTTCGTTATCCTCCGTATGATCTTTCCCTCGCCAGCAAACAAGCTCAGGTGACCAAAATGCAGCATTTGGACATCCTTCATGTGCATTACGCCGTTCCGCATGCGATCAGCGCGATTCTGGCCAAGCAGATGGTCGGCGACCAGCTGAAAGTGGTAACGACTCTGCACGGTACGGACATTACGGTTTTGGCTCAGGATGAAACGTTGAGCGACCTGATCCGGTTCGGAATCAACCAAAGCGATGCGGTGACCTCGGTATCAAACGATTTGACCCGGGAAACGAAACAGCTGCTGCAAATTGAAAAGCCGATAGATCTCGTATACAATTTCATCGACAAAAGGGTTTATTACCCCCGCGATTGCTCGAGTCTGCGAAGCGATTTTGCGCTGCCCGAGGAAAAAATCCTCATGCACATTTCCAATTTCCGGCAGGTGAAGAGGGTTGTCGATGTCGTCGATATTTTCAATAAAGTAAATGCTGCTGTCCCTTCGAGACTGCTGTTTGTCGGGGAAGGGCCGGAACTGCCGAAGGTGCAGTGCAAAGTCAGGGAGCTCGGTCTTCAGGATCGTGTGCAGTTTCTGGGCAAACAGGATGAAGTGGCTCAGCTCATCTCATTGGCTGACGTCATGCTGCTGCCCTCGGAAAAGGAAAGCTTCGGCTTGGTTGCGCTGGAAGCGATGGCCTGCGGAGTACCCACCGTGGCATCCGATGCCGGCGGGATTCCGGAATTGATTACGCATGGCGAAACGGGATACTTGGCGCCAATCGGTGATACGGCAGCGATGGCCGGTTATGCCATCCGTCTGTTGTCGGATCCGCTAATTTACCGGCAGTTTTCGGATGCCTGCATTGTCAGGGCCACGCAGACATTCTGCAGCGATTTGATTACCGAACAATATGAGGATATCTATTATCGGGTGCTTGGAATTGCACAGCCCAGGGAAGAAGTTGTCTGCGAGAATGTGTAA
- a CDS encoding CCA tRNA nucleotidyltransferase has product MNSQTLVREAYEIVRRLRDNGYAGYLVGGYVRDTLLNREVKDVDIATSALPEQVMAIFPHTVPTGIKHGTVTVVMLHHAYEVTTFRKESGYRDRRRPNRVEFIAELREDLERRDFTINAMAMDAEGKLIDPFGGQADLRDGILRCVGDAERRFDEDALRMMRCIRFAGEYELQVERQTWEALMANRGKLKHIAMERIRGELERMLEGSHPYQALLLLSQSGLLSYTKAETGLQFTTGQVVQREQVLSVIAKLDDAWNKWALLLLTLKISPSSASQALRRLTFSRKNQDGICRIASFHEWLSGELELLNPRMEAALSGGKAADSMNRELATVWKKGALLHTPDIVRRWLSIYALLTAEALAADTVKPEISMLIERLVQNGQAWLDEIQAATLKDLAIGGSDLLALGAKPGPWVGRLLAQLQAEVVLGSLNNDRDELLRRSQQWIEEMIRYDE; this is encoded by the coding sequence TTGAATTCGCAAACGCTTGTCCGTGAAGCTTATGAAATTGTTCGCAGGCTTCGGGATAATGGATATGCAGGCTATCTGGTGGGCGGATACGTCAGGGATACGCTGTTGAATCGGGAAGTCAAGGATGTTGATATCGCAACGTCGGCGCTTCCCGAGCAGGTCATGGCCATTTTCCCGCATACGGTTCCGACTGGAATCAAGCACGGCACCGTTACGGTTGTCATGCTGCATCATGCGTATGAGGTGACGACCTTCCGGAAGGAATCGGGCTATCGGGACCGGCGCCGTCCGAACCGGGTCGAATTCATTGCCGAACTTCGGGAGGACTTGGAACGCCGGGATTTTACCATAAACGCCATGGCGATGGATGCCGAAGGCAAATTGATTGATCCGTTTGGAGGCCAAGCCGATCTGCGGGACGGAATTCTCCGCTGCGTCGGCGACGCCGAGCGAAGGTTTGACGAGGATGCGCTGAGAATGATGAGGTGCATCCGCTTTGCTGGCGAATACGAGCTGCAGGTCGAACGGCAGACGTGGGAGGCGCTCATGGCGAATCGCGGGAAATTAAAGCACATCGCCATGGAAAGAATCCGCGGCGAGCTGGAGCGGATGCTGGAGGGGAGTCATCCTTACCAAGCCTTGCTGCTATTGAGCCAAAGCGGTCTGCTTTCCTATACGAAAGCCGAGACGGGACTTCAATTCACGACCGGGCAGGTGGTTCAACGGGAACAGGTCCTGTCGGTCATCGCCAAGCTCGATGATGCTTGGAATAAGTGGGCCTTGCTGCTGCTGACATTGAAGATTTCCCCGTCCTCGGCCTCGCAGGCTCTGCGCAGGTTAACCTTTTCCCGCAAAAATCAGGATGGGATTTGCAGGATTGCATCGTTTCACGAATGGCTCTCCGGCGAGCTGGAGTTGCTGAATCCGCGCATGGAGGCTGCTTTGTCCGGCGGAAAGGCTGCGGATAGCATGAATCGTGAATTGGCGACTGTTTGGAAAAAAGGAGCACTCCTCCATACCCCTGATATTGTTCGCCGCTGGTTATCCATTTATGCTTTATTGACCGCTGAGGCATTGGCAGCCGATACGGTGAAACCGGAAATATCAATGCTTATCGAGCGTCTTGTGCAAAACGGACAAGCCTGGCTGGATGAAATTCAGGCGGCGACATTGAAGGATCTGGCCATCGGCGGCAGCGATCTGCTGGCTTTGGGGGCAAAACCGGGTCCGTGGGTGGGCAGGCTTTTGGCGCAGTTGCAGGCAGAGGTCGTTTTGGGGAGTTTGAACAATGATCGGGACGAATTGCTGAGAAGATCACAACAATGGATTGAAGAGATGATACGATATGATGAATGA
- a CDS encoding biotin--[acetyl-CoA-carboxylase] ligase gives MNERILQILLDHQDQFISGEQLSSRLNCSRTAIWKHIRHLRKQGYEFEAVPRLGYRLVKVPDKLDEEQLAKLLKTEVMGRRVHMYETVESTQTAAREWFSKGEGEGTLILAEQQTAGRGRLGRKWHSPAGKGLWMSLILTPRISLHFAPQLTLLTAVALCRTIHRMSGVPIGIKWPNDLLINGKKVSGILLESHAEDDRLQVVVAGVGISVNMGETDFPEELKDIATSLLLETGKTANREELLAEFLYEFEQLYQLYHERGFAPIRALWEALSISIGRLIRIQTHNGWVSGKAEAVDEMGALVIVQEDGSKTKLYAGDISVI, from the coding sequence ATGAATGAACGCATACTGCAAATTTTGCTGGACCATCAGGATCAATTTATATCCGGGGAGCAGCTCAGCAGCCGTCTGAATTGTTCCCGCACAGCGATTTGGAAGCATATCCGGCATCTGCGCAAGCAGGGGTATGAATTCGAAGCGGTTCCCCGCCTCGGCTACCGGTTGGTCAAAGTCCCGGACAAGCTGGATGAAGAACAGCTGGCCAAGCTGTTGAAGACGGAAGTCATGGGCAGGCGGGTCCATATGTATGAGACCGTCGAGTCGACGCAAACAGCCGCCCGTGAATGGTTTTCCAAGGGTGAGGGGGAAGGGACGTTGATTCTTGCCGAGCAGCAGACCGCGGGACGCGGCCGGTTGGGCAGGAAGTGGCATTCTCCGGCAGGCAAGGGCTTATGGATGAGTCTGATTCTGACACCGCGGATTTCTCTGCATTTCGCACCGCAGCTGACCCTTTTGACAGCCGTAGCGCTGTGCAGGACGATCCATCGCATGTCCGGAGTGCCGATCGGCATCAAATGGCCCAACGATCTGCTGATCAACGGGAAGAAGGTGAGCGGCATTTTGCTCGAATCGCATGCGGAAGATGACAGGCTGCAGGTTGTCGTAGCCGGAGTGGGCATCAGCGTGAATATGGGTGAAACGGATTTTCCCGAGGAATTAAAGGATATTGCGACTTCGCTATTGCTGGAAACAGGGAAAACGGCTAACCGGGAGGAACTGCTTGCCGAATTTCTGTATGAGTTTGAACAGCTGTATCAATTGTATCATGAGCGGGGCTTCGCTCCAATCCGCGCGCTGTGGGAAGCGCTCAGCATTTCGATCGGCCGTTTGATCCGCATACAGACCCACAACGGATGGGTTTCCGGAAAAGCGGAAGCGGTGGATGAAATGGGGGCGCTTGTCATTGTGCAGGAAGACGGCAGCAAAACGAAGCTCTACGCCGGGGATATATCCGTGATTTGA
- the panB gene encoding 3-methyl-2-oxobutanoate hydroxymethyltransferase, with the protein MEKPMSVTRMRRMKSEGTPIAVVTAYDYPSAGLAEEAGADVILVGDSLGNVVLGYDSTVPVTLDDMIHHTKAVTRAVSKSFVVTDMPFLTYHGSTDQTLRNAGRIMQEGLAKAVKMEGGEDILASAEACVKAGIPVMGHLGFTPQSVHQLGGYFIQGKTADQALKMLEDAKRLEQTGIFAIVLELVPEELARLISEQISIPTIGIGAGAGCDGQVLVFHDLLQYGPSFPKKFVKAYANIGDQIRNGLAQYVNEVKKRQFPGPAHSFPMEQEAVHELYGYKLKG; encoded by the coding sequence ATGGAAAAACCGATGAGCGTCACGAGAATGAGAAGAATGAAATCCGAAGGAACTCCGATCGCCGTTGTAACGGCCTATGATTATCCTTCTGCGGGGCTGGCCGAGGAGGCCGGAGCAGATGTGATTTTGGTCGGCGATTCTTTGGGCAATGTGGTTCTGGGATACGATTCCACCGTGCCGGTTACGCTTGACGACATGATTCATCATACGAAAGCGGTGACGCGTGCCGTATCCAAGAGCTTCGTCGTTACGGACATGCCTTTTTTGACCTATCACGGGAGTACCGATCAGACGCTTCGCAACGCCGGAAGAATTATGCAGGAAGGACTTGCCAAGGCCGTCAAGATGGAAGGCGGCGAGGACATCCTTGCTTCAGCGGAGGCTTGCGTCAAGGCAGGCATTCCGGTAATGGGCCATCTCGGATTTACCCCGCAGTCGGTTCATCAGCTGGGCGGATATTTCATTCAGGGCAAAACTGCCGATCAGGCGCTCAAGATGCTGGAGGACGCCAAACGGCTTGAACAAACGGGGATTTTTGCGATTGTGCTGGAACTGGTGCCGGAAGAACTGGCCCGGTTGATCAGCGAGCAAATTTCCATTCCCACGATCGGTATCGGCGCAGGGGCGGGCTGCGACGGACAGGTGCTTGTTTTTCACGATTTGCTGCAGTACGGTCCTTCTTTTCCGAAGAAATTTGTTAAAGCTTATGCGAATATCGGCGACCAAATCCGAAACGGCCTTGCACAGTATGTGAATGAGGTCAAGAAACGCCAATTTCCCGGTCCGGCACACTCCTTTCCAATGGAGCAGGAAGCCGTTCACGAATTGTACGGATACAAGTTAAAAGGCTAG
- the panC gene encoding pantoate--beta-alanine ligase has translation MEIMLKITDIRNKILRFRRNSHGKVGFVPTMGYLHQGHASLIAEARKQCDLVVLSIFVNPLQFGPGEDYETYPRDSERDFRIAEEAGVDIVFMPSVEEMYPQYPLNTRVIVGGVTSKLCGASRPGHFDGVATVVSKLFHIVEPDLAFFGLKDAQQVAVIEQMVKDLNMNVQIVPCPIAREADGLAMSSRNVRLNAEEREQARILSRSLEQTDDWIHQPNMTVKELKRKIRESIQTAPLAVIDYAEFLTYPELAEVPEETRTTELPSDQRYIIALAARIGGTRLIDNRIISMEEVGKLVSDDDEIEDSSRHGDGSELELCGKHHD, from the coding sequence ATGGAAATCATGTTGAAAATTACGGATATCCGGAACAAGATTTTGCGGTTCCGCCGCAATTCCCACGGCAAAGTCGGATTCGTGCCGACCATGGGCTACCTGCATCAGGGCCATGCCAGTTTGATTGCGGAAGCCCGCAAACAGTGCGATCTGGTCGTGTTAAGCATTTTTGTCAACCCGCTGCAATTCGGTCCGGGTGAAGATTACGAGACGTACCCGAGGGATTCTGAAAGGGATTTCAGAATTGCCGAGGAAGCGGGCGTGGATATTGTGTTTATGCCTTCGGTTGAAGAGATGTACCCCCAATATCCATTAAACACACGGGTTATTGTCGGAGGCGTTACATCCAAGCTTTGCGGCGCTTCCCGTCCGGGTCATTTCGATGGGGTGGCTACCGTAGTATCGAAGCTGTTTCATATCGTGGAGCCGGATCTGGCCTTTTTCGGGCTGAAGGATGCCCAGCAGGTGGCGGTTATCGAGCAGATGGTCAAGGATTTGAACATGAACGTGCAAATTGTTCCTTGCCCGATCGCGCGTGAAGCAGACGGCCTGGCCATGAGCTCGCGCAATGTTCGTCTGAATGCGGAGGAACGTGAACAGGCCCGAATTTTGTCCCGATCGCTTGAGCAAACGGATGATTGGATCCACCAACCGAATATGACGGTGAAAGAGCTCAAACGTAAAATACGCGAATCGATTCAAACGGCGCCGCTGGCTGTTATCGATTATGCAGAATTTTTAACATACCCTGAGTTGGCGGAGGTTCCGGAAGAAACCCGGACGACCGAATTGCCGAGCGATCAGCGCTATATCATCGCCTTGGCGGCCAGAATCGGCGGCACGCGGTTGATCGACAACCGTATCATTTCAATGGAGGAGGTGGGCAAGCTTGTTTCGGACGATGATGAAATCGAAGATTCATCGCGCCACGGTGACGGAAGCGAACTTGAACTATGTGGGAAGCATCACGATTGA